One Oryzomonas sagensis DNA segment encodes these proteins:
- the gspG gene encoding type II secretion system major pseudopilin GspG: MKQLNNRRGFTLIEIMVVIVILALLAALVGPKIMGRTDDAKIQTTKTQIRNLESALKLYKLDNGVYPSTEQGLNSLVTKTAVGVIPKNFKEGGYLESKSVPKDGWGNDFLYVSPGEHGDYDLYSYGADGAKGGDGKNADITSWDLK; this comes from the coding sequence ATGAAACAACTCAACAACCGGCGCGGCTTCACCCTCATCGAGATCATGGTGGTGATCGTCATCCTGGCGCTTCTGGCTGCCTTGGTCGGACCCAAGATCATGGGCCGCACCGACGACGCCAAGATCCAGACCACCAAGACCCAGATCAGAAACCTGGAGTCGGCCCTCAAGCTCTATAAACTCGACAACGGCGTCTATCCCTCCACGGAACAGGGGTTGAACTCCCTGGTGACAAAAACGGCCGTGGGGGTTATCCCCAAGAACTTCAAGGAGGGGGGCTATCTGGAGAGCAAGAGCGTGCCCAAGGATGGCTGGGGCAACGACTTCCTCTATGTGTCGCCGGGCGAACACGGGGATTACGACCTCTACTCCTACGGTGCCGACGGAGCCAAGGGGGGTGACGGGAAGAATGCCGATATCACCAGTTGGGATCTGAAGTAG
- a CDS encoding A/G-specific adenine glycosylase: MNLTPEHLTNHYCETGPLAPATVTAFRKLVLAHHRANPRPMPWRETRDPYCILISEIMLQQTQVERVKAKYAEFLAAFPTLADLAAAPLPEVLRVWQGLGYNRRALALKRCAEEIVERFAGNFPTTIEALESLPGIGPYTARAVATFAFGAVEAFIETNIRTVFIHFFFHGRDKVGDREIMPLVGATLDRADPRTWYYGLMDYGALLKQSYPNPGRRSAHHTRQSRFEGSNRQLRSRMLRAVMAHPGITAEGLAELLGAEAEAVQSNLETMKREGFLCKQGKGMGIRG, encoded by the coding sequence TTGAACTTGACCCCTGAGCACCTCACCAACCACTACTGTGAGACCGGCCCCCTTGCCCCCGCAACGGTCACGGCCTTCCGGAAACTTGTCCTGGCCCACCACCGGGCCAACCCCCGCCCCATGCCGTGGCGGGAGACCCGGGATCCCTATTGCATCCTCATCTCCGAGATCATGCTCCAGCAGACCCAGGTGGAACGGGTCAAGGCCAAGTATGCCGAGTTCCTGGCGGCCTTTCCCACGCTTGCCGACTTGGCCGCCGCTCCCTTGCCGGAGGTATTGCGGGTATGGCAGGGGTTGGGCTACAACCGCCGTGCCCTGGCCCTCAAGCGGTGCGCCGAGGAGATCGTGGAGCGCTTCGCCGGTAACTTCCCCACTACGATTGAGGCGCTGGAATCCTTGCCCGGCATCGGCCCGTACACGGCCCGGGCCGTGGCGACCTTCGCTTTCGGGGCGGTAGAGGCGTTCATCGAGACCAACATCCGCACGGTCTTCATCCATTTCTTTTTTCATGGCAGGGACAAGGTGGGGGACCGGGAGATCATGCCCCTGGTCGGGGCGACCCTGGACCGGGCAGATCCCCGCACCTGGTACTACGGGCTGATGGACTACGGCGCGCTGCTCAAGCAGAGCTATCCCAATCCGGGCCGCCGCAGCGCCCACCACACCCGGCAGTCGCGATTCGAGGGGTCGAACCGCCAGCTGCGCAGCCGCATGTTGCGGGCGGTCATGGCGCATCCGGGGATAACGGCGGAAGGGTTGGCCGAACTGCTCGGGGCCGAGGCGGAGGCGGTGCAGAGCAATCTCGAGACCATGAAGCGCGAGGGGTTTCTCTGCAAACAGGGGAAGGGGATGGGGATCAGGGGATAG
- a CDS encoding cytochrome c7 encodes MKKTAIAILAIAAFAGTAFAADVITLKRGVTFNHKAHQEMLKDCTKCHASAAGGKIEGFGKDWAHKTCKGCHSTMAKGPTSCKDCHKQ; translated from the coding sequence ATGAAAAAGACCGCCATCGCCATCCTCGCCATCGCAGCCTTTGCCGGGACCGCTTTTGCCGCCGACGTGATCACACTGAAAAGAGGCGTCACGTTCAATCACAAGGCCCACCAGGAAATGCTGAAGGACTGTACGAAATGCCACGCTTCCGCAGCCGGCGGCAAGATCGAAGGGTTCGGCAAGGACTGGGCCCACAAGACCTGCAAAGGTTGCCACAGCACCATGGCCAAAGGGCCGACCTCCTGCAAAGATTGCCACAAACAGTAA
- the uvrB gene encoding excinuclease ABC subunit UvrB, giving the protein MSSSASPFKLATAYTPRGDQPQAIAELVEGIERGDQHQVLLGVTGSGKTFTVANVIAQTGRPALVLAPNKTLAAQLYGEFKELFPDNAVEYFVSYYDYYQPEAYLPTTDTFIEKDSSINDEIDKMRHSATRSLLTRRDVIIVASVSCIYGIGSPEAYASLHIFFHQGEEYGRDTLLEKLVEIQYERNDMDFHRGTFRVRGDVVEVFPAYDSDKALRIEFFGDEVEAISEIDPLRGAVLQKLPKCAIYPASHYVSTRETLERAVEQIRTDLGERLRYFGERNMLLEAQRIEQRTFFDIEMMEEMGFCQGIENYSRYFDGRTEGEPPYTLIDYFPEDFVLFVDESHITIPQVGGMYRGDRSRKETLVQYGFRLPAALDNRPLNFQEFEKRIRQAVYVSATPADFEMERSGGVFVEQVIRPTGLVDPRIEVRPATAGAEASLGQVDDLLHEVRETVAKGERVLVTTLTKRMAEELTNYYQELGVKVRYLHSDIVTIERMQILRDLRMGEFDVLVGINLLREGLDLPEVSLVAILDADKEGFLRSARSLIQTCGRAARNVDGRVLMYADTVTRSMQACLDETERRRAKQLAYNQEFGITPETVKKGMGTILGSIEEKDYYTPASGVAETAEEYVAPKEIPKLVKKLRKEMLAAAKALDFESAAGLRDRIKRLEEMELALR; this is encoded by the coding sequence ATGAGTTCGAGTGCATCCCCCTTCAAACTTGCCACAGCCTATACCCCCCGGGGCGACCAGCCCCAGGCCATTGCCGAACTGGTGGAAGGGATCGAGCGCGGCGACCAGCATCAGGTATTACTGGGGGTGACCGGCTCGGGCAAGACCTTCACCGTGGCCAACGTCATCGCCCAGACCGGCCGGCCGGCCCTGGTGCTGGCCCCCAACAAGACCCTGGCGGCCCAGCTCTACGGCGAGTTCAAGGAACTCTTCCCGGACAACGCCGTGGAGTATTTCGTCTCCTACTACGACTACTACCAGCCGGAAGCGTACCTCCCCACCACCGATACCTTCATCGAGAAGGACTCGTCCATCAACGACGAGATCGACAAGATGCGCCACTCGGCCACCCGCAGCCTCCTGACCCGGCGCGACGTGATCATCGTGGCCTCGGTCTCCTGCATCTACGGCATCGGCTCGCCCGAGGCCTATGCCAGCCTGCACATCTTCTTCCACCAGGGGGAGGAGTACGGCCGCGACACCCTGCTGGAAAAGCTGGTGGAGATTCAGTACGAACGCAACGACATGGACTTCCACCGCGGCACCTTCCGGGTGCGGGGCGACGTGGTGGAGGTCTTCCCCGCCTACGACAGCGACAAGGCGCTGCGCATCGAGTTCTTCGGCGACGAGGTTGAGGCCATCAGCGAGATCGACCCCCTGCGGGGGGCGGTACTCCAGAAATTGCCCAAATGCGCCATCTATCCGGCATCCCACTATGTCTCCACCCGCGAGACCCTGGAAAGGGCGGTGGAGCAGATCCGCACGGACCTGGGGGAACGCCTCCGTTATTTCGGGGAGCGGAACATGCTGCTGGAGGCCCAGCGCATCGAGCAGCGCACCTTCTTCGACATCGAGATGATGGAGGAGATGGGCTTCTGCCAGGGGATCGAGAACTATTCCCGCTATTTCGACGGGCGCACGGAGGGGGAGCCCCCCTACACCCTGATCGACTACTTCCCCGAGGATTTCGTGCTCTTCGTGGACGAGTCCCATATCACCATCCCCCAGGTGGGGGGGATGTACCGGGGAGACCGCAGCCGCAAGGAAACGCTGGTGCAGTACGGCTTCCGCCTGCCGGCGGCCCTGGACAACCGGCCGCTCAACTTCCAGGAGTTTGAAAAGCGCATCCGCCAGGCGGTGTACGTCTCGGCCACGCCGGCGGATTTCGAGATGGAGCGGAGCGGCGGCGTCTTCGTGGAACAGGTCATCCGCCCCACCGGGCTGGTGGACCCGCGGATCGAGGTCCGGCCAGCCACGGCGGGGGCGGAGGCTTCCCTCGGCCAGGTGGACGATCTTCTCCACGAGGTCCGGGAGACCGTGGCCAAGGGGGAGCGGGTACTGGTGACTACCCTGACCAAGCGCATGGCCGAGGAGTTGACCAACTATTATCAGGAGTTGGGGGTCAAGGTGCGCTATCTGCACTCGGACATCGTCACCATCGAGCGCATGCAGATCCTGCGCGACTTGAGGATGGGGGAGTTCGACGTGCTGGTGGGCATCAACCTGCTGCGGGAGGGGCTGGACCTGCCGGAGGTCTCCCTGGTGGCCATCCTGGACGCCGACAAGGAGGGGTTCCTCCGTTCCGCCCGCTCCCTGATCCAGACCTGCGGCCGGGCCGCCCGCAACGTGGACGGCCGGGTGCTGATGTACGCCGATACGGTGACCCGCTCCATGCAGGCCTGCCTCGACGAGACCGAGCGCCGTCGCGCCAAGCAGTTGGCCTATAACCAGGAGTTCGGCATCACCCCCGAGACGGTCAAAAAGGGGATGGGCACGATCCTGGGGTCCATCGAGGAGAAGGATTACTACACCCCGGCAAGCGGCGTGGCCGAGACGGCCGAGGAGTACGTGGCGCCCAAGGAGATTCCCAAGCTGGTCAAGAAGCTGCGCAAGGAGATGCTGGCGGCGGCCAAGGCGCTGGATTTCGAAAGCGCCGCCGGGCTTCGGGACCGGATCAAGCGGCTGGAGGAGATGGAGTTGGCGCTGCGGTGA